A genome region from Christensenella minuta includes the following:
- a CDS encoding electron transfer flavoprotein subunit alpha/FixB family protein, whose protein sequence is MNIQDYKGVFVFAQQEDGKLAGVSLELVGKAKELAKDLGTEVTAVVLGSEIRDMAKKLGRYGADNVVLADDPGLKVYMTEPYAHVLTQIIQEKKPEIVLYGATAIGRDLAPRVSARVHTGLTADCTGLEVDPETKNLRMTRPAFGGNIMATIICPEFRPQMATVRPGVMQRIHPAAESSAKVENYKVELPRESFNVEILDIVKKVSDKMDIQDAKILVSGGRGMGCPENFQLLEDLAAAFGGGATVSSSRACVDAGWVEKDRQVGQTGKTVRPDLYIACGISGAIQHLAGMEDSDLIIAINKDEYAPIFEAADYGVVGDVTKILPAFTEQVKRAIAEKNES, encoded by the coding sequence ATGAATATACAGGATTATAAAGGCGTATTCGTATTCGCACAGCAGGAAGACGGTAAACTCGCGGGCGTGTCGCTCGAGTTGGTCGGCAAGGCAAAAGAGCTCGCGAAGGACCTTGGAACAGAAGTAACGGCGGTCGTCCTCGGATCGGAGATCCGCGATATGGCGAAAAAGCTTGGACGCTACGGTGCGGACAATGTGGTCCTCGCGGACGATCCGGGCCTTAAGGTTTATATGACGGAGCCTTATGCGCATGTATTGACGCAGATCATTCAGGAAAAAAAGCCGGAAATCGTGCTCTACGGCGCGACGGCCATCGGCCGCGACCTAGCGCCGCGCGTATCGGCGCGTGTGCATACCGGCCTTACGGCGGACTGCACGGGGCTTGAGGTCGATCCGGAAACCAAAAACCTGCGCATGACGCGGCCCGCATTCGGCGGCAATATTATGGCGACGATCATCTGTCCGGAGTTCCGGCCGCAGATGGCGACGGTCCGCCCGGGCGTGATGCAGCGCATCCATCCGGCGGCGGAATCTTCTGCGAAGGTCGAAAATTACAAGGTGGAACTTCCACGGGAAAGCTTCAATGTGGAAATTCTCGACATTGTGAAAAAGGTCAGCGACAAGATGGATATTCAGGATGCGAAAATACTCGTATCCGGCGGACGCGGGATGGGCTGCCCGGAAAATTTCCAGTTGCTTGAAGACCTCGCGGCGGCGTTTGGAGGCGGTGCGACGGTAAGCTCTTCCCGCGCGTGCGTGGACGCGGGGTGGGTAGAGAAGGACAGGCAGGTCGGCCAGACGGGCAAGACGGTCCGTCCGGATCTTTACATTGCATGCGGTATATCAGGAGCCATCCAGCATCTTGCGGGCATGGAGGATTCGGACCTTATCATTGCCATTAATAAGGATGAATACGCGCCTATTTTTGAGGCGGCGGATTATGGCGTCGTGGGCGATGTGACAAAGATACTGCCTGCGTTCACTGAGCAAGTGAAGCGTGCCATCGCGGAGAAAAACGAATCCTGA
- a CDS encoding L-lactate dehydrogenase, translated as MSRKVTIIGAGSVGSTITYTMAVNGLASEIVMIDVNTERALGEAMDIRQGTPFCSPIQIYAGTYEDAKDSDVVVITSGMPRKAGQSRIDLAQTNVDVIREIAPEIVKHAPDAIYILVSNPVDVLTYTFCKVSGLPENRIIGSGTILDTARLRSRLAEYLSISQKSIHAYVMGEHGDSSFVPWSTARVGSVEILDDKGGFNFTGRIKAKLNPEEIEQYIRTSGGKIIERKGATFYAIAISVCHIVDCLFGSSNRVMTVSSMLHGEYGIDDVCLSIPFIFGPQGICGNVLPAMTEQELEKLQHSADVLKGVIKQVNI; from the coding sequence ATGAGCAGGAAAGTAACGATCATTGGCGCTGGAAGCGTCGGTTCCACGATCACGTATACGATGGCGGTTAACGGACTCGCTTCCGAGATCGTAATGATCGACGTCAATACCGAGAGGGCGCTCGGCGAGGCGATGGATATTCGCCAGGGTACGCCGTTTTGTTCCCCGATCCAGATTTATGCGGGGACTTATGAAGATGCGAAGGATTCCGATGTAGTGGTCATCACATCTGGCATGCCCCGTAAGGCCGGCCAGTCCCGGATCGACCTCGCGCAGACTAATGTGGACGTGATCCGCGAAATTGCGCCGGAGATCGTAAAGCATGCGCCGGACGCGATCTATATTCTTGTCAGCAACCCGGTGGACGTACTTACCTACACCTTTTGCAAGGTGTCCGGCCTGCCGGAAAACAGGATCATCGGCTCGGGCACAATCCTCGATACCGCGCGCCTGCGTTCGCGCCTTGCGGAATACCTCAGCATCAGCCAGAAGAGCATCCATGCCTATGTAATGGGAGAGCACGGCGACAGTTCTTTTGTCCCGTGGTCTACTGCGCGTGTGGGCAGCGTCGAAATACTTGACGACAAGGGCGGCTTCAACTTTACCGGCCGCATCAAGGCAAAGCTCAATCCGGAAGAGATCGAGCAGTATATCCGCACGTCGGGCGGCAAGATCATTGAGCGCAAGGGCGCGACCTTCTATGCGATCGCCATTTCGGTGTGCCATATCGTGGACTGTCTGTTCGGCAGCTCGAACCGCGTTATGACGGTTTCCTCCATGCTGCACGGCGAATACGGCATCGACGACGTGTGCCTCTCGATCCCGTTCATTTTTGGGCCGCAGGGTATCTGCGGAAACGTGCTTCCCGCAATGACGGAGCAGGAGCTTGAAAAACTCCAGCATAGTGCGGACGTCCTCAAAGGAGTCATCAAACAGGTTAATATCTGA
- a CDS encoding electron transfer flavoprotein subunit beta/FixA family protein gives MNIVVCIKQVPDTNEVKLDPKTGTLIREGVPSIINPDDKAGLEAALRLKDSMGAKVSVISMGPPQADVALREALAMGADEAILITDRAFGGADTWATSSTLASAVKKLPFDLIITGRQAIDGDTAQVGPQIAEHLHLPNISYAEEIKVEGDSIVVKRQYEDRYHIIKAKMPCLITALAELNEPRYMTPMGIWDAYHEKEVTIWTLEDLDVDRSNIGLKGSPTRVWKSFTKPLKAAGTVVNTDVQDSVRFLMDSLRSKFVL, from the coding sequence GTGAATATAGTTGTTTGCATCAAACAGGTACCGGATACGAATGAAGTGAAGCTCGATCCCAAGACGGGCACGCTCATTCGCGAGGGCGTTCCCTCCATTATCAATCCGGACGACAAAGCGGGCCTTGAAGCGGCCCTGAGATTAAAAGATTCAATGGGCGCGAAAGTCAGCGTCATTTCCATGGGACCGCCGCAGGCGGACGTTGCGCTCAGGGAAGCGCTCGCAATGGGCGCGGACGAGGCGATCCTGATAACGGACAGGGCGTTCGGCGGTGCTGATACATGGGCGACTTCCTCCACTCTCGCTTCAGCGGTAAAGAAGCTGCCTTTCGATCTTATCATCACCGGACGGCAGGCCATCGACGGCGATACGGCGCAAGTCGGCCCGCAGATCGCGGAGCATCTTCATTTGCCCAACATCAGCTATGCGGAAGAGATCAAGGTCGAGGGAGACAGCATTGTCGTGAAGCGGCAGTACGAGGACCGGTACCATATCATCAAGGCGAAAATGCCGTGCCTTATTACGGCGCTTGCGGAGCTAAACGAGCCCCGCTATATGACGCCGATGGGTATCTGGGACGCCTACCACGAAAAGGAAGTTACCATCTGGACGCTCGAAGATCTCGATGTAGACCGGTCGAATATCGGCCTTAAAGGGTCTCCGACGCGGGTGTGGAAATCCTTTACCAAGCCCCTCAAGGCGGCGGGAACGGTCGTAAATACGGATGTTCAGGATTCGGTCCGGTTCCTGATGGACTCGCTCCGCAGTAAATTCGTACTGTGA
- the rpoN gene encoding RNA polymerase factor sigma-54, whose translation MRLSVEQKQVQSQVASQQMQQALFLLSKNAWELNEYVREQTVENPVLEALEPQWQERGLGFGAVRYYGESFEKAAPETLAESLRSQLDLKKLDQDELRAAKEIIGALDSRGYFTEPLADMARLCKVSTAQAGRALAAVQSLDPAGVGARSLSECLCLQLQRRGETEEAPYRIARDYLEELARGDYAGIASALGISAAKSRACCELLRSLKPGVSNTAPEDAAQYVFPEILVEKDGDRLRVILDERKIIRPFVNDAYEPGGLDGEAKAYLRERRALAKRIVQSVDLWKTMLRRVAEKIVLAQQDFFLRDEALQPLKMSDIAEELGVHPSTVSRAVAGKYLMSDAGIFALKGFFSRSIPEGEKRVSGDYIRRSIREMLAQDPTLTDSAVTERLHSRGAKIARRTVAKYRREMGIVSSYRRNK comes from the coding sequence ATGCGGCTTTCCGTTGAACAAAAGCAGGTACAGTCACAGGTTGCGTCCCAGCAGATGCAGCAGGCGCTGTTCCTGCTTTCCAAAAACGCATGGGAGCTGAACGAATATGTGCGGGAACAGACGGTTGAAAATCCCGTGCTCGAGGCGCTTGAACCGCAATGGCAGGAGCGTGGCCTTGGTTTCGGGGCGGTTCGTTATTATGGGGAAAGCTTTGAAAAGGCTGCGCCGGAAACGCTGGCGGAGAGTCTTCGGAGCCAGCTTGACTTGAAAAAGCTTGACCAGGACGAACTCAGGGCAGCAAAGGAAATTATCGGCGCGCTTGATTCCCGGGGATATTTTACGGAGCCGCTCGCCGATATGGCGCGGCTGTGCAAGGTCAGTACGGCGCAGGCTGGGCGGGCGCTTGCAGCGGTGCAGTCCCTCGATCCTGCGGGAGTGGGGGCGCGCAGCCTTTCCGAATGCCTGTGCCTGCAGCTTCAACGCCGCGGGGAAACGGAGGAGGCGCCTTACCGGATTGCCCGGGATTACCTCGAAGAGCTTGCCCGGGGAGATTATGCGGGCATTGCGTCCGCGCTGGGGATATCAGCGGCCAAAAGCCGCGCCTGCTGCGAATTGCTGCGGTCGCTTAAACCGGGTGTTTCCAACACTGCGCCGGAGGATGCCGCGCAGTATGTTTTCCCCGAGATTCTTGTAGAAAAGGATGGGGACAGGCTTCGCGTGATCCTCGACGAACGGAAGATTATCCGGCCGTTTGTAAACGACGCTTACGAGCCTGGCGGGCTTGACGGCGAGGCAAAGGCATATTTGCGGGAGCGCCGGGCGCTTGCAAAACGGATCGTGCAGTCTGTGGACCTCTGGAAGACGATGCTGCGGCGCGTGGCGGAAAAAATTGTTTTGGCGCAGCAGGATTTTTTCCTTAGGGATGAAGCGCTGCAGCCCCTCAAAATGTCGGATATCGCGGAAGAGCTGGGTGTGCATCCCTCTACGGTCAGCAGGGCCGTAGCGGGAAAATATCTGATGTCGGATGCGGGCATATTTGCCCTGAAGGGCTTCTTTTCGCGCAGTATTCCCGAGGGGGAGAAACGTGTGAGCGGGGATTATATCAGGAGGAGCATCCGGGAGATGCTTGCGCAGGACCCCACGCTCACGGACAGCGCGGTAACAGAGCGCCTTCACAGCCGGGGAGCAAAAATTGCCCGGCGGACGGTCGCAAAATACCGCAGGGAAATGGGGATCGTGTCCTCATACCGCAGGAACAAATAG
- a CDS encoding 4Fe-4S dicluster domain-containing protein, producing MSGVDPGKCMTCGKCSGTCPAYDEMEYHPHQFVSMVKKGNIEPLMKSESLWQCLSCFACMERCPRGVEPAKLIEAVRLLVIREKGGNHLSSQEIPGKLDENMPQQAITSAFRKYGK from the coding sequence ATGAGCGGCGTCGATCCCGGGAAGTGTATGACGTGCGGGAAATGCTCGGGAACATGCCCGGCCTACGATGAGATGGAATATCATCCGCACCAGTTTGTTTCGATGGTCAAAAAGGGCAACATCGAACCGCTGATGAAATCGGAGTCCCTGTGGCAATGCCTTTCCTGTTTCGCGTGTATGGAACGCTGCCCGCGCGGCGTAGAGCCGGCAAAACTGATTGAAGCGGTGCGCCTGCTCGTGATTCGCGAGAAGGGCGGCAATCACTTAAGCTCGCAGGAAATTCCGGGAAAGCTGGATGAAAATATGCCGCAGCAGGCAATTACCAGCGCTTTCAGGAAGTACGGGAAGTAA
- a CDS encoding acyl-CoA dehydrogenase → MDFTLSKEHQMLRTLFRDFAENEVKPLAEELDEEERFPVETVEKMRKYGFLGIPFPKEYGGQGCDTLAYIMCVEELSRVCGTTGVIVSAHTSLGSNPIKQFGNEEQKQKYLVPLAKGEKLGAFGLTEAGAGTDASGQQTKAVLEGDHYVLNGTKIFITNAGYADTYVIFAMTDKSKGNHGISAFIVEKDFPGFSVGKKERKMGIRGSATAELIMENCIVPRENLLGKEGQGFKIAMATLDGGRIGIAAQALGIAEGAFHETVAYVKERKQFGKPLSKFQNTQFVLADLKARIDAAQLLVYRAAIAKDTMDRFSVESATAKLVAAETAMEVTTKCVQLMGGYGYTREYPVERMMRDAKITEIYEGTSEVQRMVISGAVLK, encoded by the coding sequence ATGGATTTCACATTAAGCAAGGAACATCAGATGCTCAGGACCCTGTTTCGGGACTTTGCTGAAAATGAAGTGAAGCCGCTCGCGGAGGAGCTGGACGAGGAAGAACGGTTCCCGGTCGAAACGGTGGAGAAAATGAGAAAATACGGCTTTTTGGGCATACCCTTCCCCAAGGAATACGGCGGGCAGGGCTGCGACACGCTTGCGTATATCATGTGCGTGGAAGAGCTTTCCCGTGTGTGCGGAACAACGGGCGTAATCGTGTCCGCGCATACGTCGCTCGGCTCAAACCCCATTAAGCAATTCGGCAACGAAGAACAGAAGCAGAAATATCTCGTACCGCTCGCGAAGGGCGAAAAACTCGGCGCGTTCGGCCTTACCGAAGCCGGTGCGGGAACGGACGCTTCCGGACAGCAGACAAAGGCTGTACTGGAAGGGGACCATTATGTTTTGAACGGCACGAAGATATTTATCACGAACGCTGGATATGCGGATACGTACGTAATCTTTGCCATGACGGATAAATCCAAGGGGAACCACGGCATTTCGGCATTTATCGTTGAAAAGGATTTCCCGGGCTTTTCGGTCGGCAAAAAAGAGCGTAAAATGGGGATACGCGGCAGCGCGACGGCGGAGCTCATCATGGAGAACTGCATCGTGCCCCGGGAAAACCTGCTGGGCAAGGAAGGCCAGGGATTCAAGATCGCGATGGCGACGCTCGACGGCGGCAGGATCGGTATCGCGGCGCAGGCGCTTGGCATTGCCGAGGGCGCGTTTCATGAAACGGTGGCCTATGTGAAGGAGCGCAAGCAGTTTGGCAAGCCGCTCTCCAAATTCCAAAATACGCAATTCGTGCTCGCGGACCTGAAGGCGCGCATCGATGCGGCACAGCTGCTCGTTTACCGTGCGGCGATTGCCAAGGATACGATGGACCGCTTCTCCGTCGAGTCGGCGACCGCAAAGCTCGTTGCGGCGGAAACGGCGATGGAAGTAACTACCAAATGCGTGCAGCTGATGGGCGGCTATGGATATACGCGGGAATATCCTGTGGAGCGCATGATGCGCGACGCAAAGATCACCGAAATTTACGAAGGCACCAGCGAGGTGCAGCGCATGGTCATCTCCGGCGCAGTTTTGAAGTAA
- a CDS encoding CoB--CoM heterodisulfide reductase iron-sulfur subunit B family protein has protein sequence MRFSYYPGCTLKTKAKDLDQYARASAEALGVELCELPEWQCCGAVYPMAADEVATKLSAVRALADARASSGELITLCSACHHVLKRVNGDMKSNEDIRGKVNRYLNLDEDYAGETTVLHYLEMLRDRVGFGELEKKVVNPLKGRKIGAYYGCLLLRPAKEMKFDNPENPSIIEDFIAALGAVPVKYPYRNECCGGYVVVEDKQAPKKMSGKVLSSAAKHGAEAVVTACPLCKYNLEENSGETGVSVYYFTELLAEALGLKERGEAQ, from the coding sequence ATGAGATTTAGTTATTATCCGGGATGTACTTTGAAGACAAAGGCAAAAGACCTGGATCAATATGCGCGCGCATCTGCGGAGGCGCTCGGCGTGGAGCTCTGTGAACTGCCAGAGTGGCAGTGCTGCGGCGCGGTTTATCCGATGGCGGCTGACGAGGTTGCGACCAAGCTTTCGGCGGTGCGCGCACTCGCGGATGCCCGGGCGTCGTCGGGCGAGCTTATTACGCTCTGTTCGGCGTGTCATCATGTATTAAAGCGGGTCAACGGCGATATGAAGTCGAATGAGGATATACGCGGGAAGGTAAACCGCTATTTAAATCTTGATGAAGATTATGCGGGCGAAACAACTGTGCTGCATTACCTTGAAATGCTGCGTGACCGCGTGGGATTTGGCGAACTGGAGAAGAAAGTGGTAAACCCGCTCAAAGGCAGGAAAATCGGGGCCTATTACGGCTGCCTGCTGCTGCGTCCCGCCAAGGAGATGAAGTTTGATAACCCGGAAAATCCGTCGATCATCGAAGACTTTATTGCGGCGCTCGGCGCCGTGCCGGTGAAATATCCGTACCGTAACGAATGCTGCGGCGGATATGTGGTGGTGGAGGATAAGCAGGCACCGAAGAAAATGAGCGGAAAGGTTCTGAGTTCGGCGGCCAAACATGGGGCGGAAGCCGTTGTGACGGCGTGTCCCCTGTGCAAATATAATTTGGAAGAAAACAGCGGGGAAACGGGCGTTTCGGTCTATTATTTCACAGAACTGCTCGCGGAGGCGCTGGGGCTTAAGGAAAGGGGCGAGGCACAGTGA
- a CDS encoding CoB--CoM heterodisulfide reductase iron-sulfur subunit A family protein, whose amino-acid sequence MQRIGVFVCWCGSNIAATVDVSAVAAAVKNEPGVVLATDYQYMCSEVGQAKIKDAVKEHGLTGVVVCSCSPRMHEATFRKTAAAAGLNPYMVEIANIREQCSWIHKDKEEGTEKAIILAKAAIAKLNLNAPLTAGESPVTKRALVIGGGIAGIQTALDIADAGYEVDIVEKSPTIGGKMAQLDKTFPTLDCAACILTPKMVDAAQHEKIHLYTYSEVEKVSGFVGNFTVDIRKKARNVKEDLCTGCGVCMEKCPSKKAKSEFNMGLNTRSAIYVPFAQAVPNVPVIDHSACIHYKTGKCGLCEKSCPSNAIDFEQQDEIITREYGAIIAATGFNPIPMDDFDEYGYSQSPDVVTSLEFERLMNAAGPTKGVLLRPSDGRHPKTLVFVQCVGSRDTTECGKPYCSKICCMYTAKHAMLVREKYPDTEVYVFYIDVRTPGKNFDEFQRRAVEQYGVNYVKGMVGKVAEENGVLKVQASDLIGGTQMHIDADMVILAAAIEPDKSARPLATMLTASMDTNDFFTEAHPKLRPVESPTAGVFLSGICQGPKDIPETVAQAGAAASKVIGLLAKDKLTCNPCVAGANELLCNGCSACQNVCPYGAIEYVEKEINDHGVRETRRVAQVNEAVCQGCGACTVTCPSGAMDLKGFTNKQIMAEVDAICR is encoded by the coding sequence TTGCAGAGGATAGGAGTTTTCGTCTGTTGGTGCGGAAGCAACATTGCGGCAACCGTGGACGTCTCGGCGGTCGCCGCGGCGGTCAAAAACGAGCCGGGGGTTGTTCTCGCCACAGATTACCAGTATATGTGTTCCGAGGTCGGGCAGGCCAAGATCAAGGACGCGGTCAAAGAGCACGGGCTTACGGGGGTCGTGGTCTGTTCGTGTTCGCCGAGGATGCATGAAGCGACCTTCCGCAAAACGGCGGCGGCCGCGGGGCTTAATCCGTATATGGTCGAAATTGCAAATATCCGCGAGCAGTGCTCGTGGATTCATAAGGATAAAGAAGAGGGAACGGAAAAGGCGATCATCCTGGCGAAAGCGGCGATTGCCAAGCTGAACCTCAACGCTCCGCTGACTGCCGGAGAGAGTCCGGTCACAAAGCGCGCGCTTGTCATTGGCGGCGGTATCGCAGGGATCCAGACGGCGCTCGACATCGCGGACGCGGGCTATGAAGTAGATATCGTTGAAAAGTCGCCGACCATCGGCGGAAAGATGGCGCAGCTTGATAAGACGTTTCCTACGCTCGACTGCGCAGCATGTATCCTGACGCCTAAAATGGTGGACGCGGCACAGCACGAGAAGATTCACCTGTATACGTACAGCGAGGTAGAGAAGGTTTCCGGCTTTGTCGGCAACTTTACGGTGGATATCCGCAAAAAAGCGCGGAACGTAAAGGAAGACCTGTGCACGGGCTGCGGTGTGTGTATGGAGAAATGTCCTTCCAAAAAGGCGAAAAGCGAATTCAATATGGGGCTTAATACCCGCAGCGCTATTTATGTGCCGTTTGCACAGGCCGTGCCCAACGTACCGGTCATCGATCACAGTGCGTGCATTCACTATAAGACGGGAAAATGCGGCTTGTGTGAAAAGAGCTGTCCGTCAAACGCGATTGATTTTGAACAGCAGGACGAGATTATCACACGGGAATACGGCGCGATCATCGCAGCGACGGGCTTTAATCCGATTCCCATGGATGATTTTGACGAATATGGGTATTCCCAAAGCCCGGATGTGGTAACGAGCCTTGAGTTCGAGCGCTTAATGAACGCGGCAGGGCCCACAAAGGGCGTGCTGCTTCGCCCGTCGGACGGGAGGCATCCGAAAACGCTGGTGTTTGTGCAATGCGTAGGCTCGCGCGATACCACGGAGTGCGGAAAGCCGTATTGCTCCAAAATATGCTGCATGTATACCGCGAAGCACGCGATGCTTGTGCGGGAGAAATATCCGGACACGGAGGTTTATGTATTTTACATCGACGTGCGGACGCCGGGGAAAAACTTCGATGAGTTCCAGCGCCGCGCGGTAGAGCAGTATGGCGTGAATTACGTCAAAGGCATGGTCGGCAAGGTCGCGGAGGAAAACGGCGTGCTTAAGGTACAGGCGTCCGACCTCATCGGCGGCACGCAGATGCATATCGATGCGGATATGGTGATCCTCGCGGCAGCGATCGAGCCGGATAAGAGCGCCCGTCCGCTGGCGACGATGCTGACGGCGAGCATGGATACGAATGACTTTTTCACGGAAGCGCATCCCAAGCTGCGTCCGGTGGAAAGCCCGACGGCGGGCGTATTCCTCTCGGGCATATGCCAGGGGCCGAAGGATATCCCCGAAACGGTCGCACAGGCAGGGGCCGCCGCCTCTAAGGTCATTGGGCTGCTGGCAAAAGATAAATTGACGTGTAATCCGTGCGTAGCGGGTGCGAACGAGCTTTTGTGCAATGGGTGTTCGGCCTGCCAGAATGTGTGTCCGTACGGCGCGATCGAATATGTGGAAAAAGAGATCAACGACCACGGCGTGCGCGAAACGCGCAGAGTGGCGCAGGTCAACGAGGCCGTATGCCAGGGCTGCGGCGCGTGCACGGTTACGTGCCCGTCCGGAGCGATGGACCTCAAGGGCTTTACCAATAAACAAATCATGGCGGAGGTGGACGCAATATGCAGGTAG
- a CDS encoding hydrogenase iron-sulfur subunit, whose amino-acid sequence MQVEKQKAGEFKPLIVAFCCNWCSYAGADLAGTSRLNYPANVKIIRVPCSCRVNPLFILRAFQRGADGVIINGCHPGDCHYSTGNYYARRRMALLFSMLEYLGIEKGRTRVEWVSAAEGQRFAQVMNEFVETIHGLGENKRLEDLRCKR is encoded by the coding sequence ATGCAGGTAGAAAAGCAAAAAGCGGGCGAATTTAAGCCTTTGATCGTCGCGTTTTGCTGCAACTGGTGCAGTTATGCCGGTGCAGACCTCGCGGGAACGAGCCGCCTCAACTATCCGGCCAACGTAAAAATTATCCGCGTACCCTGCTCATGCAGGGTAAATCCGCTGTTTATCCTGCGGGCGTTCCAGCGCGGTGCGGACGGCGTGATTATCAACGGGTGCCACCCGGGAGACTGCCACTATTCGACGGGGAACTATTATGCGCGCCGCCGTATGGCGCTTTTGTTCAGTATGCTTGAATACCTCGGCATTGAAAAAGGACGCACGCGTGTGGAATGGGTGTCGGCGGCTGAAGGCCAGCGCTTTGCGCAGGTGATGAATGAATTTGTAGAGACCATCCATGGTTTGGGTGAGAATAAGAGACTGGAGGATCTGAGATGCAAGCGGTAG
- the fumC gene encoding class II fumarate hydratase, with protein MEYRIERDSMGEMKVPADKYWAAQTQRSLQNFEIGGEVMPREITHAFGILKKAAAIANFNLGKISEEKKNAIAAACDEVAAGKLNDHFPLVVWQTGSGTQSNMNANEVIANRGNEIAGEKLLHPNDDVNKSQSSNDTFPTAMHIAAVLGIEDKLMPQMDALIETMKRLERENEGIVKSGRTHLQDATPIAFSQEISGWRNMLEKTRKMLEAALPGLKELALGGTAVGTGLNAPEGFAEEIAKQIGLLTGKDFVTAENKFHALTSKDDLVFAHGALKALAANMMKIANDVRWLASGPRCGLGEIFIPENEPGSSIMPGKVNPTQCEAMTMIAVQVMANDVAVGMAASQGNFELNVFMPVCIYNFLQSVRLLADGIASFNKNCAAGIKANREKMAHNLHNSLMLVTALNPYIGYDNAAKTAKKAYRENISLKEACVELGFLTPEKFDEVFHPEEMV; from the coding sequence ATGGAATACCGTATCGAACGGGACTCGATGGGAGAAATGAAAGTCCCGGCAGATAAATACTGGGCGGCGCAAACGCAGCGCAGCCTGCAGAATTTTGAGATCGGCGGGGAAGTAATGCCGCGTGAGATCACGCATGCGTTCGGAATTTTGAAGAAAGCGGCGGCGATCGCGAATTTCAACCTTGGCAAGATTAGCGAGGAAAAGAAAAATGCGATCGCGGCGGCGTGTGATGAAGTGGCCGCGGGCAAGCTCAATGACCATTTTCCGCTTGTGGTATGGCAGACGGGCAGCGGCACGCAGTCTAATATGAACGCGAATGAAGTAATCGCTAACCGCGGAAACGAGATCGCGGGAGAAAAGCTGCTGCATCCGAACGACGATGTGAATAAATCGCAAAGCTCAAACGATACGTTCCCGACGGCGATGCACATTGCCGCGGTGCTTGGGATCGAAGATAAACTGATGCCGCAGATGGACGCGCTCATCGAAACGATGAAGAGGCTCGAGCGGGAAAACGAAGGCATTGTGAAGAGCGGCCGCACCCACTTGCAGGATGCGACGCCGATCGCATTTTCCCAGGAGATCAGCGGATGGCGCAACATGCTGGAAAAAACGAGGAAAATGCTGGAGGCGGCGCTTCCGGGTCTGAAAGAGCTTGCGCTCGGCGGCACGGCGGTGGGCACCGGCCTCAACGCGCCCGAGGGCTTTGCGGAAGAAATTGCAAAGCAGATAGGGCTTCTTACGGGGAAGGATTTCGTGACGGCGGAAAACAAATTTCATGCCTTAACGTCCAAGGATGATCTGGTATTCGCCCACGGTGCGCTCAAGGCGCTTGCCGCGAATATGATGAAGATTGCCAATGACGTACGGTGGCTGGCAAGCGGCCCGCGCTGTGGACTTGGAGAGATTTTTATTCCGGAGAACGAGCCGGGAAGCTCCATCATGCCGGGCAAGGTGAATCCCACCCAGTGTGAAGCGATGACGATGATTGCCGTGCAGGTGATGGCCAACGATGTGGCCGTCGGGATGGCGGCATCGCAGGGTAACTTTGAACTGAATGTATTTATGCCGGTGTGCATCTATAATTTCCTGCAATCCGTGCGGCTTCTCGCGGACGGTATCGCGTCCTTTAACAAAAACTGCGCGGCAGGCATCAAAGCCAACAGGGAAAAGATGGCGCACAACCTGCACAATTCATTGATGCTGGTAACGGCGCTCAACCCGTATATCGGCTACGATAATGCGGCCAAGACGGCCAAAAAGGCCTATAGGGAGAATATCTCGCTGAAGGAGGCGTGCGTGGAACTCGGGTTCCTGACGCCCGAAAAGTTTGACGAGGTGTTCCATCCGGAAGAAATGGTGTGA